In Rhodamnia argentea isolate NSW1041297 chromosome 1, ASM2092103v1, whole genome shotgun sequence, the genomic window atggcGAACCTGAAATCAGTGTCGTCGAAGATCTTCTGGACCTTCCACTGCTTGATCGGCCACCTGGAGAGGACGGCGTTCCCGTACTCCGGCGCCCAGCTCTCGGCGAACGCGTAGCTCATCCCCAGCGCCGCCGCCAGCTCCGACAGCGGCTtcatctccctctcctcctccgccttcACGTCCTGCAGCGCCACTATGTCCGCGTCCAGCTCTCGCAGCACCTCCACCACCGTCCTCGTGCTCCTGTACGCCTGCCGGCCGTTGTGGGAATCGCCGCCCCCGCCATTCTCGAAGCTCCACCTCGCCGTTGCCGGGGCTTTCCCTTTGAAGATTCGACCAATCGAGGCTGATGCCGAGGCCGAAGACGAGGagtgaggagaagaagaaggaagaggaggttCGGCGGCGGCGGACGATTCGGTGAAGCTCAGATTCCTCCGGCTGCGGAGCAGAGAGATTTCGTTGTCCGGCAGGTTGATGGATACCCGGAGCTTCGATCTCGCGAACTTCTGCTGCTTCGTAAGGTGATCCTGGCCGTTGATCGGGTGCAGGGGAGACTGCTTGAGTATGCCCCTCGGACGGTCCAGATGGGCCGACTTGGCGCGGAGATTGACGACCACGCCCTCGCTGTCGAAATCAAGGCTCGACGATTTCTCCGGGTTTGGGACGGCGGGGGCCATGGAGAAGAGCGCCGCATTGAATGTCGCGATGCGGATCGACTTCGGCGACAGCGGCGGCGGCAGCTTCGAGTCATTCGGGTGGTTGTTCGGGTGGACGGTGGACGAGGATCCGTTCGTGGCGGGCGGTTGCGGGCCGGCGACGTCGTGGTTGGAAAGGGATTTGCCGAATTGCTGGACGACGACCTTGGAGTCAGAGGAACGGCGGTGGCGGAGGCGGAGAGGCCACCGAAGGCGGTGGCAGAGACGGCGGAGCTTGGCGTGGAGGAGGCTCAGCATTTTTTTGTCGGGGGGAGGAGTCGTCTTTACATTGGCAATGCTAGCGTGTGTGCTGGACATGAAACGATAGTAGTTAGCACTATTTGTGTGTCCATGTGTAAAAGGGTAAGTCTCGTTTAGTTTATACTATGGTAGTCAGTAGTGGCCTAGTGGGGCCCCTTGATAtataggagaaaaaggaaaaaagtttatATTGCTTTAAATTTAATGACAtgtgaagagaaaaatcaaCCATCAATGGAGAATCTGTAGAAATTGGTTAATTAGAAAACGGAGAAAAGAAAGATCCACctttcttttaatttgtgtGACGATTTGATTACGACTTTTTTTTATGTCGGCTCACGGTAAATAGTTGCTGTTAAATATCCTACGGCATTGGACATTGTTCTAACGTTTGACTTTGCATTGTCATCAAAGCGATGTCATTTTTCATAAACCAACCGcctttattttctaataatctctttctctcttgttcGATTAGTCATAATCGCCGCTCGACGTTTATGATCATTCCTTAAATTCGCACCACCACTAGTAACTCCACTATCCTTGTGCCATCTCTCTCTATCGATTAGCACACACGAGCCATTCGTTAATTCTCGTCCGGACGGAGATCTCAACGAGTTCAACTTTATCTCTCGTGTCTCGAAGGTCGTGCCTTATTTCCTAATGGTTAACTACTTGTGGTAAAGTTATTCGCATGGTAAACATCACATCATGTCGAAATCGACTGCGTAAAACCTTATAATTGTGGGGGCATCATCGCTAATCTAAATGTCTTAACTAGGAGGGTAACTTCGGCCGGTCTTCCAAGAAATGGGTTCCCGACACGTGGCAGAGATGTAGggctagagagagggagagatgccAACTACTCCACCAGTCACAGTCCAGacagggtagagagagagaggaggggagttTCCTGGGACGGTACATAGATGTCGTTTTGGGGAAAACGGGGAATAAGAAATGGAGAAGACCCCAACAACTCCGGTCCATGCAAtatgaattttcttattttaaacgCCACGTCACCTGAAATCCGGCGTACTTAACTCCCATGCATTTCCCAAAATTCAACTcctctttctttatttatttaattttttttctctctttttttttttttattggctgaGAAGATCAGGCGGCCTAATGAGATTACCAGTTGAAATGGCAAGTTAGGTTAGGTTGGATGAGTTGTACGGTCTTTTCCAAGCGGGGCCGAATCATCGAAGGGCAGTACTCAAATAGTACGCGATTGGATAGGTTTTAACCTCGGTTATGATTAATTAGATCCGTCAAAGAGGTGAATTAGATCGGGTCATAAATGGCTTGACCTAAATAGACTCATTTAATCTCGTTCATGActcatttattgcaatgcaaatctagtgacaCATACTCGACTTGACTCATATTCCAAAATCATTTCCATAGTTAATCCGATCTAAGAAAACTCATACTCAAACTAACGTTCATAGTGAACGAGTGTGAGTTCGAATGAGGGCGTAGAGAGTCATAGAGGTCAGTTGAgtctaagtaagttgtgaaTCCATTAACAATCCATTTATGAAAATTTAACATTTATATTATGCTTGAactcatttataacccattaAACTAATACATATAATCACTCAGCCTATCATATATAGGTTAAGAAATgggtttatgactcattttaaTAAGTTCATGAATAATTAACTAGAGAAATGTTGAATTGACGGCAATGTTGCCACTGCTCAGTTAGACCACCAAGTTTGGTCTGATTTTCAAAATGCTGGCCACCGCCATGCcttctcttcattttccttGTGTGAgatagcaaaaaataaaaataaaaaaaaaattccatccaCCAAGGaggaaagtgtcaaaaaagtcttaagtctatttgccaatttagtcataaatctttgttggtatcaattcaatcttaaacgtTTTGtgattggtgccaattcagtcctaaacattttgcatttgtaccaattgagtcaatttagtcattttttgtcaaaaatcaccgatgtgggtGTCGGTTGTCCTATATGGAATGGCTACGTtaacgattttcggtcaaagtTGAcgggattgactcaattagtacaaatgcaaaaagtcttAGGACCAAATTGGCAGAATGATAATTGCGtttatgccaatttttttatcggactgaattgacatcaatgcaatagatttaggactttttggacatttttacCTCCACCAAATTCATGTTAGAATAGAACGATTCATCACGTCTCTTTATTTTTAGCAAGTTCCATGTTAAGACATCTTATGATCTAAACAAAAAGGTTATGATGTATCGTGCTCACATAAaattttactattcatgcatttGAGAATGGCTCGTGTAAAGGCGTGAACCCAAATGAAtgatttccccttttctttttcttttcctcttgctTTTGCCTCTTCAATTGAAAGCAACATCCCCTTTTACAATGTTCTTCCCCCTCATTCTTAAGGTAAGTTTGAGAAGACTTTCGAAATATTTTTGGGCATGGAAGGACTTTGAGTGAAGGCAATTAGGTATTCGCTTCTTCAACTGAGTGCAATTTGACCTCTCTTGGTGCCCATGTTACTTTGAGAAAGTGAAGTGCTAAGGTGAGAAAAGGAGTCCGGCGTCGGCCGTGGATAAGAAGGTCGAATGGCTCATGACTTGATTTCCGTAGTTCTAAGCATGTTGAGCTTTATAAGCTCTTCAGTAACTTCCCTTCCCGCGTGGTCTCCCttcaataagttaaaaaaaaaaaaaatcaagatacccattttttttttattctatcatATTTCAAAAAGCACATTGTATGTGCGAGATCTCACTTTCTCACTCATGCGTCCCCACTTCTAACCCCAAGAAAGGGTGGGGAATCGAACTCCTCACCTCCACCTTCCCAAATGGGATGGGCGGCCACTAATGCAATCCCATGTGGTTAAGATAACCATGTCAAACATGCAACATTTGggctaaaaaaatttcaaaaaactttTAACATATACAAAACTCGTTTTTCAAAATCAAGACTTGTTGATTCGAAATAACAAAAGCTACTACTGAACTTTGAGTGTACATATGACGATAGCTATGCCCATATGATACGAACCCCATTCGATTTTGCTATCGAAATTTTAAACCGCTAAGTGGATCCAAATGAGCGATGCGGGTGACCATCCATACCCTTCGTCCATAAAACCAGGAGAATCAAAATTAGAGCAAAGGAGAAGGACCTAGATGACATCACGGGCTGCGTTGATGaagtgaataaaaaaaaatggcatgtcAGACGTCAAAAGGTTGACAAAATCGACAAATATACTATGCAAAATGAAATCGTGCATGGTCCATAAAAATAAGGACTGGATTTAACCGATTAattagagaagaaaatgattagAGTAATGAGGATTAGGTGATCTATAATTTGGCTAGTGGCGTCTAGGGCTGTGCCTGTGTGCAGctggaattaattttttttttttttgagagagagagatatgatggggttaggttttttttttgagatCCTTTTTGGCCAGATGACAGCTCTTGGGTATTTTTGGGGATGGCCCCACCTGCATGGTTTGATGCTGTTGGGTATTTCCCATGCAAAAATCTCAGTGACCTGTCTCTATTGTTGATTTTCTTGGGGATGATTTAATTAGTAGGGGATTATCTAGTTTAATTACGACAGCTTGGTGGGGGagtttctcaaatcttttttaataattttaccTGTTCTTGTCTGATTTTGAAAGTTGACTGATGTCCTTAAACATGTATTGATTTTCTGTTGAAAGGGGCCGTGCTGGAGACTCCGTCTGTGTGGTTCCTCCAATTTTAAGGTGTTATTGtcaagaggaaaataaaaaaaaggttgaggTCTAGATAAGGTCACTGGTTTTCTCGGTTAGATTAGAGCGAGTATT contains:
- the LOC115756712 gene encoding uncharacterized protein LOC115756712 — translated: MSSTHASIANVKTTPPPDKKMLSLLHAKLRRLCHRLRWPLRLRHRRSSDSKVVVQQFGKSLSNHDVAGPQPPATNGSSSTVHPNNHPNDSKLPPPLSPKSIRIATFNAALFSMAPAVPNPEKSSSLDFDSEGVVVNLRAKSAHLDRPRGILKQSPLHPINGQDHLTKQQKFARSKLRVSINLPDNEISLLRSRRNLSFTESSAAAEPPLPSSSPHSSSSASASASIGRIFKGKAPATARWSFENGGGGDSHNGRQAYRSTRTVVEVLRELDADIVALQDVKAEEEREMKPLSELAAALGMSYAFAESWAPEYGNAVLSRWPIKQWKVQKIFDDTDFRNVLKATIEVPQVGEVNFQCTHLDHLDEDWRMKQIGAIIHSSDSPHILAGGLNSLDETDYSQERWTDIVKYYEEMGKPTPKVEVMRFLKNKQYTDAKDFAGECESVVVIAKGQSVQGTCKYGTRVDYILASPDCPYEFVPGSYSVLSSKGTSDHHIVKVDVTKCAINTPCESNSNDSKVAKKTRRQRKHHQAVVKITGTAPPSKGIWKTNTLSKVQ